One Salmo trutta chromosome 19, fSalTru1.1, whole genome shotgun sequence genomic window carries:
- the LOC115154177 gene encoding myb/SANT-like DNA-binding domain-containing protein 2 isoform X1: MAAPCNSNHSPEISTPLKMPKTEVPSPESEDLSDSNQYHSNPSTPNRFSPLNVGMTISGSAGRSGSAFASNSFTACRGMSWTPSETNALIAVWGNERLTEARMQQLEVAGTVFSGKAPGPAMYERVSRALAELGYERTPSQCRERMKVMGDRTLRRCYSRVKEHGVGKRKSSYSIEQLEKVFGQGGWDSQTCAPVLINSSGLYQEMESDGSTMEDFSQEDWCNQVLASAFQEGEMETEETQPPKNASVLQLRPEPSEQVQKQEVMQNVVRILESVQVKWEHFQTWTDFSRLHLSNKLAIFGVGYNTRWHEDVCYHYAEISSQVPLGKRLREYFNPEKAEGRVIMTKVQKMNWKNVYYKFLDITISEARCLELHMEVDWIPIAQSRVTGCSNGASQYLLPGGIPKTYGLYAIGYEEVSAESDYTGEDEASDSPLQHQDSDQSLPLSGSSGSGGSGFESVVGPGVRVGEGEKTGAKVTYCYLGIAEERTLQQCLFQHFQSSGKHYSRRQPSAVTRFLQGNCSGTGQQAREEDLSMGPERSAIYIKFIEVELDFLSAGSLVECLEIAVGYSLKYNKATL, from the exons ATGGCGGCGCCCTGTAACTCTAATCATTCTCCCGAGATATCGACGCCGTTAAAGATGCCGAAAACAGAAGTTCCATCACCAGAATCAGAGGATTTGAGTGACAGCAACCAATATCATTCCAATCCCTCCACACCTAATCGATTCTCGCCTCTCAACGTAGGTATGACGATTTCTGGGAGCGCAGGCCGAAGTGGATCGGCCTTTGCCTCAAATAGCTTCACAGCTTGCCGAGGGATGTCGTGGACCCCATCCGAAACAAATGCCCTTATTGCGGTGTGGGGCAATGAAAGACTGACGGAGGCACGAATGCAGCAATTGGAGGTTGCAGGCACCGTTTTTTCTGGAAAGGCCCCTGGTCCCGCAATGTACGAGCGGGTCTCACGAGCCCTAGCAGAGCTCGGCTACGAAAGGACCCCATCCCAATGCAGGGAGAGGATGAAGGTAATGGGGGACAGA ACGCTGCGCCGGTGCTATAGCAGAGTGAAGGAGCATGGCGTCGGCAAGAGGAAGAGTAGCTACTCCATCGAGCAGCTGGAAAAGGTGTTTGGCCAGGGAGGCTGGGACTCCCAGACGTGTGCCCCCGTCCTCATCAACAGTAGTGGCCTGTACCAGGAGATGGAGTCTGACGGCAGCACCATGGAGGACTTCTCCCAAGAAGACTGGTGCAACCAGGTGCTGGCCTCTGCCTtccaggagggagagatggaaactg AGGAAACACAGCCGCCAAAGAATGCCAGTGTCCTGCAGCTTCGACCTGAGCCCTCGGAGCAAGTCCA gaaacaggaagtgatgCAGAATGTGGTGCGCATCCTGGAGTCGGTACAGGTGAAGTGGGAGCACTTCCAGACGTGGACCGACTTCTCCAGATTGCACCTCTCCAACAAGCTAGCCATCTTTGGCGTGGGCTACAACACACGCTGGCACGAGGACGTCTGCTACCACTACGCCGAGATCAGCTCCCAGGTACCCCTGGGAAAGCGGCTGCGCGAGTACTTCAATCCGGAGAAGGCAGAGGGCCGTGTCATCATGACCAAAGTGCAGAAGATGAACTGGAAGAACGTTTATTATAAGTTCCTGGACATCACCATTAGTGAGGCGCGCTGCCTGGAGCTGCACATGGAGGTAGACTGGATCCCCATAGCCCAGTCAAGGGTGACTGGCTGCAGCAACGGGGCCTCCCAGTACCTCCTACCCGGGGGAATCCCCAAGACTTATGGCCTTTATGCCATCGGTTACGAGGAGGTGTCAGCGGAGTCAGACTACACAGGGGAGGATGAGGCCTCAGACTCTCCGCTGCAGCACCAAGACTCTGACCAGAGCTTGCCTCTCTCTGGATCGTCGGGCTCTGGCGGGTCTGGGTTCGAGAGTGTGGTGGGCCCGGGGgtgagagtgggggagggggagaagacGGGGGCCAAAGTGACCTACTGCTACCTGGGCATTGCAGAGGAGAGGACCCTACAGCAGTGTCTGTTCCAGCACTTTCAGAGCTCAGGCAAGCACTACAGCCGCAGGCAGCCCTCGGCCGTCACACGCTTCCTCCAGGGGAACTGCAGCGGCACCGGGCAGCAAGCCAGGGAAGAGGACCTCTCCATGGGCCCTGAACGCTCGGCCATTTACATCAAATTTATCGAGGTGGAGCTAGATTTCCTCTCCGCTGGCTCCCTGGTGGAATGTCTAGAAATTGCAGTTGGTTACTCCTTAAAGTACAACAAAGCGACGTTGTAA
- the LOC115154177 gene encoding myb/SANT-like DNA-binding domain-containing protein 2 isoform X2, with translation MAAPCNSNHSPEISTPLKMPKTEVPSPESEDLSDSNQYHSNPSTPNRFSPLNVGMTISGSAGRSGSAFASNSFTACRGMSWTPSETNALIAVWGNERLTEARMQQLEVAGTVFSGKAPGPAMYERVSRALAELGYERTPSQCRERMKTLRRCYSRVKEHGVGKRKSSYSIEQLEKVFGQGGWDSQTCAPVLINSSGLYQEMESDGSTMEDFSQEDWCNQVLASAFQEGEMETEETQPPKNASVLQLRPEPSEQVQKQEVMQNVVRILESVQVKWEHFQTWTDFSRLHLSNKLAIFGVGYNTRWHEDVCYHYAEISSQVPLGKRLREYFNPEKAEGRVIMTKVQKMNWKNVYYKFLDITISEARCLELHMEVDWIPIAQSRVTGCSNGASQYLLPGGIPKTYGLYAIGYEEVSAESDYTGEDEASDSPLQHQDSDQSLPLSGSSGSGGSGFESVVGPGVRVGEGEKTGAKVTYCYLGIAEERTLQQCLFQHFQSSGKHYSRRQPSAVTRFLQGNCSGTGQQAREEDLSMGPERSAIYIKFIEVELDFLSAGSLVECLEIAVGYSLKYNKATL, from the exons ATGGCGGCGCCCTGTAACTCTAATCATTCTCCCGAGATATCGACGCCGTTAAAGATGCCGAAAACAGAAGTTCCATCACCAGAATCAGAGGATTTGAGTGACAGCAACCAATATCATTCCAATCCCTCCACACCTAATCGATTCTCGCCTCTCAACGTAGGTATGACGATTTCTGGGAGCGCAGGCCGAAGTGGATCGGCCTTTGCCTCAAATAGCTTCACAGCTTGCCGAGGGATGTCGTGGACCCCATCCGAAACAAATGCCCTTATTGCGGTGTGGGGCAATGAAAGACTGACGGAGGCACGAATGCAGCAATTGGAGGTTGCAGGCACCGTTTTTTCTGGAAAGGCCCCTGGTCCCGCAATGTACGAGCGGGTCTCACGAGCCCTAGCAGAGCTCGGCTACGAAAGGACCCCATCCCAATGCAGGGAGAGGATGAAG ACGCTGCGCCGGTGCTATAGCAGAGTGAAGGAGCATGGCGTCGGCAAGAGGAAGAGTAGCTACTCCATCGAGCAGCTGGAAAAGGTGTTTGGCCAGGGAGGCTGGGACTCCCAGACGTGTGCCCCCGTCCTCATCAACAGTAGTGGCCTGTACCAGGAGATGGAGTCTGACGGCAGCACCATGGAGGACTTCTCCCAAGAAGACTGGTGCAACCAGGTGCTGGCCTCTGCCTtccaggagggagagatggaaactg AGGAAACACAGCCGCCAAAGAATGCCAGTGTCCTGCAGCTTCGACCTGAGCCCTCGGAGCAAGTCCA gaaacaggaagtgatgCAGAATGTGGTGCGCATCCTGGAGTCGGTACAGGTGAAGTGGGAGCACTTCCAGACGTGGACCGACTTCTCCAGATTGCACCTCTCCAACAAGCTAGCCATCTTTGGCGTGGGCTACAACACACGCTGGCACGAGGACGTCTGCTACCACTACGCCGAGATCAGCTCCCAGGTACCCCTGGGAAAGCGGCTGCGCGAGTACTTCAATCCGGAGAAGGCAGAGGGCCGTGTCATCATGACCAAAGTGCAGAAGATGAACTGGAAGAACGTTTATTATAAGTTCCTGGACATCACCATTAGTGAGGCGCGCTGCCTGGAGCTGCACATGGAGGTAGACTGGATCCCCATAGCCCAGTCAAGGGTGACTGGCTGCAGCAACGGGGCCTCCCAGTACCTCCTACCCGGGGGAATCCCCAAGACTTATGGCCTTTATGCCATCGGTTACGAGGAGGTGTCAGCGGAGTCAGACTACACAGGGGAGGATGAGGCCTCAGACTCTCCGCTGCAGCACCAAGACTCTGACCAGAGCTTGCCTCTCTCTGGATCGTCGGGCTCTGGCGGGTCTGGGTTCGAGAGTGTGGTGGGCCCGGGGgtgagagtgggggagggggagaagacGGGGGCCAAAGTGACCTACTGCTACCTGGGCATTGCAGAGGAGAGGACCCTACAGCAGTGTCTGTTCCAGCACTTTCAGAGCTCAGGCAAGCACTACAGCCGCAGGCAGCCCTCGGCCGTCACACGCTTCCTCCAGGGGAACTGCAGCGGCACCGGGCAGCAAGCCAGGGAAGAGGACCTCTCCATGGGCCCTGAACGCTCGGCCATTTACATCAAATTTATCGAGGTGGAGCTAGATTTCCTCTCCGCTGGCTCCCTGGTGGAATGTCTAGAAATTGCAGTTGGTTACTCCTTAAAGTACAACAAAGCGACGTTGTAA